A part of Streptomyces sp. NBC_00557 genomic DNA contains:
- a CDS encoding alpha/beta hydrolase family protein, whose product MRRAERNSGIHSTAMSHVPPHEVLGVGRRGALSGLVGVAGAALLTAGCTTQASSEQVPASGTTSPSAGGPTPGAMTLFSNPEFNFNSLLALGGSDQGSGDVGEVLTAVNAINKAGLSAQVYVETFRKLGDRLMKAPEGRKPDRETARFRALRASQYYSQALFFVLGSEEPGNEEQLYKACRGAWDTFCTLCDPAPVTASVPYGRTPLPVWLFRPDASGRRRPTVILTNGSDGQNVDMWTYGVSAALARDWNALVYEGPGQGQMIFLDQTVFSARWETVVTPLVDWLTARSDVDADKIALTGLSMGGDLAPRAAAFEHRIAAVVAMPGCLDPWRGFGELRKILTPNRQETNHVWNKEVAPHLSPAEAATVKKRFEPFSAPAMLAARQGRLFTDFYTPAQLIKSLDITDVVGRIKAPTLVLDYDFEQFYPGQPHEMFDRLTAPKEYVKLTAATGAQLHCSPMAPRQHCEVVFDWLKETLQRG is encoded by the coding sequence TGCCCTGTCCGGGCTCGTCGGGGTGGCGGGGGCCGCGCTGCTGACGGCGGGCTGCACCACGCAGGCCTCCTCGGAGCAGGTTCCCGCCTCGGGAACGACCTCTCCGTCCGCAGGGGGACCCACGCCGGGGGCGATGACGCTGTTCAGCAACCCGGAGTTCAATTTCAACAGCCTCTTGGCGCTCGGCGGGTCCGACCAGGGAAGCGGCGACGTGGGCGAGGTGCTCACGGCTGTGAACGCGATCAACAAGGCCGGTCTGTCAGCGCAGGTGTACGTCGAGACCTTCAGGAAGCTCGGCGACCGTCTCATGAAGGCGCCGGAGGGCCGGAAACCCGACCGGGAGACCGCGCGCTTCCGGGCGCTGAGAGCTTCGCAGTACTACTCCCAGGCGCTCTTCTTCGTCCTCGGCTCCGAGGAGCCGGGCAACGAGGAGCAGCTGTACAAGGCCTGCCGTGGCGCTTGGGACACCTTCTGCACACTGTGCGACCCGGCACCGGTGACGGCGAGTGTTCCGTACGGAAGGACTCCGCTGCCCGTGTGGCTGTTCCGCCCGGACGCATCAGGACGCCGCCGCCCCACCGTGATCCTCACCAACGGCAGCGATGGACAGAACGTCGACATGTGGACGTACGGTGTCTCCGCTGCGCTGGCCCGGGACTGGAACGCCCTCGTCTACGAGGGCCCTGGCCAGGGACAGATGATTTTCCTGGACCAGACGGTGTTCAGCGCTCGGTGGGAGACGGTCGTGACGCCGCTCGTCGACTGGCTGACCGCCCGTTCTGACGTGGACGCGGACAAGATCGCTCTCACCGGGCTGAGCATGGGGGGCGACTTGGCTCCCCGGGCCGCGGCCTTCGAACATCGGATCGCAGCAGTGGTCGCGATGCCCGGCTGCCTGGATCCTTGGCGCGGCTTCGGGGAGCTCCGGAAGATTCTCACTCCGAACAGGCAAGAGACCAACCACGTCTGGAACAAGGAGGTAGCCCCACACCTGTCACCCGCTGAGGCGGCGACCGTGAAGAAACGCTTCGAACCCTTCTCCGCGCCGGCGATGCTCGCCGCTCGCCAAGGCAGGCTCTTCACCGATTTCTACACCCCCGCCCAGCTCATCAAGTCTCTGGACATCACGGATGTTGTGGGCCGCATCAAGGCGCCCACCCTCGTTCTCGACTACGACTTCGAACAGTTCTACCCCGGCCAGCCGCACGAGATGTTCGACAGGCTGACGGCCCCGAAGGAATACGTGAAGCTCACCGCAGCGACCGGTGCCCAGTTGCACTGCTCGCCGATGGCGCCCAGGCAGCACTGCGAGGTCGTCTTCGACTGGCTGAAGGAGACACTTCAGCGCGGCTGA
- a CDS encoding sugar ABC transporter permease — protein sequence MTQDRKNTDDRQPAPAAAPRRPGPGREVVRVVEGWVAASRHKFIAGELGSLPVVLVLLAVWVVFQCLNPNFLSPRNLSNLSVDIVGTGLIAVGIVFVLLIGELDLSVGSVSGLAAAVFAVLSVNNGVPEWLAVILAVLVGTAAGTIQGFSFARTRVPAFVVTLAGLLTWNGVMLYVLGTSGTIDLDENGLVARLTNHYFSNPGVAYGVAALGAGLPFVISYRNRSRRRALGLPHRSLSELGVRTGALTVVAFAAAYVLNQFHGLPLALLIFLVVVAGLDVLLRHTYLGRQVYALGGGVEAARRASIGVVRVQTVVLAASGTMAAIGGLFLASRITSVSQSSGSGVLLLNAIAAAVIGGTSLFGGRGTTWSAVLGALIIQSIASGMAITDTPVALQFVITGGVLFAAAVIDALSRRSQEAHGRA from the coding sequence GTGACACAGGACCGCAAGAACACGGACGACAGGCAGCCCGCCCCCGCCGCCGCACCCCGCCGACCGGGTCCCGGCCGGGAAGTCGTCCGTGTGGTGGAGGGCTGGGTCGCCGCGTCACGGCACAAGTTCATCGCCGGCGAACTGGGCTCGCTCCCGGTCGTCCTCGTCCTCCTCGCGGTATGGGTCGTCTTCCAGTGCCTCAACCCGAACTTCCTCTCGCCCCGGAACCTGTCCAACCTCAGTGTGGACATCGTGGGTACGGGTCTGATCGCGGTCGGCATCGTCTTCGTGCTGCTGATCGGCGAGCTCGACCTGTCGGTCGGTTCGGTCAGCGGTCTCGCGGCAGCCGTCTTCGCCGTACTGAGCGTCAACAACGGCGTCCCCGAATGGCTCGCCGTCATCCTCGCGGTGCTCGTGGGCACAGCTGCCGGCACCATCCAGGGTTTTTCCTTCGCCAGGACCCGTGTGCCCGCATTCGTCGTCACGCTCGCGGGGCTGCTGACCTGGAATGGCGTCATGCTCTACGTCCTCGGCACCAGTGGCACCATCGACCTCGACGAGAACGGCCTCGTCGCCAGGCTGACGAACCACTACTTCAGCAACCCCGGCGTCGCCTACGGTGTGGCGGCGCTCGGCGCGGGCCTGCCCTTCGTCATCTCCTACCGGAACAGGAGCCGGCGGCGGGCCCTGGGCCTGCCGCACCGTTCGCTCTCCGAGCTCGGGGTACGCACAGGAGCGCTCACGGTGGTCGCGTTCGCCGCCGCGTACGTGCTCAACCAGTTCCACGGACTGCCACTGGCCCTCCTGATTTTCCTCGTCGTGGTGGCCGGACTGGACGTGCTCCTGCGCCACACATACCTCGGACGACAGGTCTACGCACTCGGCGGCGGTGTCGAGGCAGCCCGCCGCGCCAGTATCGGCGTGGTGCGGGTGCAGACCGTGGTGCTCGCCGCCTCCGGCACGATGGCCGCGATCGGCGGCCTGTTCCTCGCCTCACGGATCACCTCGGTCAGCCAGTCCTCCGGCTCGGGCGTCCTGTTGCTGAACGCCATCGCGGCGGCGGTCATCGGCGGCACCAGCCTGTTCGGGGGACGCGGCACGACCTGGTCCGCGGTGCTCGGTGCGCTGATCATCCAGTCGATCGCCTCAGGCATGGCGATCACAGACACCCCGGTCGCCCTCCAGTTCGTGATCACCGGCGGGGTGCTGTTCGCCGCCGCGGTCATCGACGCACTGTCGCGCCGCTCCCAGGAGGCGCACGGCCGGGCCTGA
- a CDS encoding ATP-binding cassette domain-containing protein: MVSVPAPPLLALHGVCKRFGVVQVLTDIELKIRAGEVVALLGDNGAGKSTLVKVISGVAPADSGTIEWEGRTVHIRRPQDARDLGIATVYQDLALCGNLDVVGNLFLGQEIRRLGFLDEVEMERRTRDLLKRLATGLPDLRSPVVALSSGQRQTVAIARSLLGDPRVLLLDEPTASLGIEQTAEVLELVDQLRDRGMGVLLVSHNMADVKALADRAAVLRLGRNNGFFNVNTASHEEIISSITGATENVPHRMAQREVDW; encoded by the coding sequence ATGGTTTCCGTGCCGGCTCCACCACTGCTGGCGCTGCACGGCGTGTGCAAACGCTTCGGCGTCGTTCAGGTCCTCACCGACATCGAACTGAAGATTCGCGCCGGCGAGGTCGTGGCGCTTCTGGGGGACAACGGGGCCGGCAAGTCCACCCTCGTCAAGGTGATCTCGGGCGTGGCCCCCGCGGACTCGGGCACCATCGAATGGGAGGGCCGGACGGTCCACATCAGGCGTCCCCAGGACGCCCGGGATCTCGGCATCGCCACCGTCTACCAGGACCTCGCCCTGTGCGGCAACCTCGACGTCGTCGGCAACCTGTTCCTCGGGCAGGAGATCCGCAGGCTCGGCTTCCTCGACGAAGTGGAGATGGAACGCCGTACCCGTGACCTCCTGAAGCGCCTGGCGACGGGCCTGCCCGACCTGCGCTCCCCCGTCGTGGCCCTGTCCAGCGGCCAGCGACAGACGGTCGCCATCGCCCGCTCCCTCCTCGGCGACCCCCGGGTGCTGCTCCTGGATGAACCGACGGCATCCCTGGGCATCGAACAGACCGCCGAAGTCCTGGAACTCGTCGACCAGCTGCGTGACCGCGGCATGGGAGTCCTCCTCGTCAGCCACAACATGGCCGATGTCAAAGCCCTCGCAGACCGGGCGGCGGTGCTGCGACTGGGCCGCAACAACGGCTTCTTCAATGTCAACACCGCGTCCCACGAGGAGATCATCTCCTCCATCACCGGGGCCACGGAGAACGTTCCCCACCGGATGGCCCAGCGGGAGGTGGACTGGTGA
- a CDS encoding sugar ABC transporter substrate-binding protein: MKTFIRDAAVAVLAMSMALAACGQGGGTGGRAGSGPRIGLLLPDAITSRWESKDRPLLEEKIKRLCRDCTVEHANANGDVAAQQRQVDSMITKGIDALLLVAVDASALSAAVRKAHDAGVPVISYDRLGEGPISGYVSFDGQEVGRLQARALLEAMARRGAGDQIVMINGDPTDPNTLLFEAGALSVLRGKVKIGKMYDTPMWRSDIANMNMSGAIADLGARNIDGVYSANDALASGIISALRANKVSPLPPVTGQDADLGAVRRIVGGEQYMTVWKPTGAEASAGAAMAVAAARGENLHRIATGTVRTRGGKVVPAVLLTPVSVTVGTIKDTLVKGGVYTVQQICVPRLRTACHRAGLTG; this comes from the coding sequence ATGAAGACCTTCATACGGGACGCTGCTGTCGCCGTGCTCGCCATGTCGATGGCTCTTGCTGCCTGTGGGCAGGGGGGCGGGACCGGCGGCCGCGCCGGGAGCGGCCCGAGGATCGGTCTGCTGCTACCGGATGCCATCACGTCCCGCTGGGAATCCAAGGACAGGCCTCTGCTGGAGGAGAAGATCAAGCGGTTGTGCCGCGACTGCACGGTCGAGCACGCCAATGCCAACGGCGACGTGGCCGCCCAGCAGCGACAGGTGGACTCCATGATCACCAAAGGAATCGATGCGCTGCTGCTCGTGGCCGTCGACGCCAGCGCGCTCAGCGCCGCAGTCAGGAAGGCGCACGACGCGGGCGTCCCCGTCATCTCCTACGACCGCCTCGGCGAGGGCCCGATCTCGGGCTATGTGTCCTTCGACGGCCAAGAGGTCGGCAGGCTCCAGGCGAGGGCGCTGCTGGAGGCCATGGCCCGCCGGGGGGCCGGTGATCAGATCGTGATGATCAACGGCGATCCCACCGACCCCAACACCCTTCTGTTCGAAGCAGGCGCCCTGTCGGTGCTCAGGGGCAAGGTCAAGATCGGCAAGATGTACGACACGCCGATGTGGCGTTCGGACATCGCCAACATGAACATGTCCGGCGCCATCGCCGACCTCGGAGCCCGCAACATCGACGGCGTCTACTCCGCAAACGACGCCCTTGCCTCCGGCATCATCTCCGCTCTCAGGGCGAACAAGGTCTCCCCACTGCCCCCCGTCACCGGCCAGGACGCCGACCTCGGAGCCGTGCGCCGCATCGTCGGTGGCGAACAGTACATGACCGTCTGGAAGCCCACCGGCGCCGAGGCCTCCGCGGGCGCCGCCATGGCCGTGGCCGCCGCCCGCGGCGAGAACCTCCACCGCATCGCCACCGGCACGGTGCGCACCCGCGGTGGGAAGGTGGTTCCGGCCGTCCTGCTCACCCCGGTGTCAGTGACCGTCGGCACCATCAAGGACACCCTCGTGAAGGGCGGCGTCTACACGGTCCAGCAGATCTGCGTGCCCCGGCTCAGAACGGCCTGCCACCGGGCCGGACTGACCGGATAG
- a CDS encoding Type 1 glutamine amidotransferase-like domain-containing protein: MSDRFIAFESGGIVRLLLTSAGIKNASIHDALVDLLGKPVAEANALCIPTAAYAMPGGVASAWRFVSGRSVISLCEVGWKSLGLLELTALPSLGEELWLPSVREADVLLAGGGDALYLCHWMRQSGLADLLPSLRETVYVGASAGSMVMAPSVGKDFSESYVWKPPTGGDGALGMVDFSIFPHLDHENLPDNSMANAQKWAAGIPRPGYAIDDETAIKVTDGSVEVVSEGHWKLFAP; this comes from the coding sequence ATGTCAGACCGCTTCATCGCATTCGAATCGGGAGGTATCGTGCGGCTTCTTCTCACATCCGCCGGCATCAAGAACGCGAGCATCCACGACGCGCTGGTCGACCTTCTGGGCAAACCGGTTGCCGAGGCCAACGCCCTGTGCATTCCCACCGCGGCGTATGCCATGCCCGGCGGTGTCGCTTCGGCATGGCGGTTCGTCAGTGGACGATCCGTCATCTCCCTGTGCGAGGTGGGCTGGAAGTCGCTGGGGCTACTGGAGCTCACCGCGCTGCCTAGCCTCGGCGAGGAGCTGTGGCTCCCCTCGGTCCGAGAGGCCGACGTCCTGCTGGCAGGTGGCGGCGATGCCCTGTATCTGTGTCACTGGATGCGGCAGTCCGGGCTGGCCGACCTGCTGCCGTCGCTGCGCGAGACGGTCTATGTGGGAGCGAGCGCCGGGAGCATGGTGATGGCCCCCAGCGTCGGGAAGGACTTCAGCGAGTCCTACGTCTGGAAGCCGCCTACCGGTGGCGACGGTGCGCTGGGCATGGTCGACTTTTCGATCTTCCCGCACCTGGACCACGAGAATCTCCCGGACAACTCCATGGCCAACGCGCAGAAGTGGGCCGCCGGGATCCCGCGACCGGGGTACGCGATCGACGACGAGACCGCCATCAAGGTGACCGACGGCAGCGTCGAAGTCGTCTCCGAGGGGCACTGGAAGCTGTTCGCCCCTTGA
- a CDS encoding alpha-amylase family glycosyl hydrolase — protein sequence MSGAPEGQAPRRLSERPAVRRRSTARQLYGRSFADSDGDGVGDIPGALSRLDDLAWLGVDAIWGTAVNASSDYDQRVPLWSVRQSIGCVCPISDH from the coding sequence GTGTCTGGTGCTCCCGAAGGCCAAGCACCGCGAAGGCTCTCCGAGCGACCAGCGGTCCGCAGGCGGTCCACAGCTCGGCAACTGTACGGGCGTTCCTTCGCGGATTCCGACGGCGACGGCGTGGGCGACATACCCGGCGCATTGTCTCGCCTGGACGATCTGGCCTGGCTCGGGGTGGACGCGATCTGGGGCACGGCGGTGAACGCCTCTTCCGACTACGACCAGCGCGTGCCTCTTTGGTCGGTTCGTCAGTCGATCGGATGTGTCTGTCCGATTAGTGATCACTGA
- a CDS encoding serine/threonine-protein kinase, whose amino-acid sequence MTGAQEAAGRVITGRYRLLRRLGTGGMGRVWLAYDQELACEVALKEIILPPDVPECEMGSRIARARGEARHAARLRNHPHVVTVHDIVEEDGLPWIVMEYVPDAMDLEAVVRERGPLPPRDVARIGLAVLDALLEGHRLGVLHRDVKPANILLTHPEPQPAYPTEGGGRVMLADYGLALEPSSGEDRLTATLEILGTPRFMAPERANSQPPTPAADLFSLGATLYYALEGVGPFDRDTALTSLSALLFESPRPPRRATELTPVLVGLLAKDPADRMDGEEAARRLACIADQPHPSPIQEPVPSPEVPPPELPSAPKPPCPQEPAAPTEVVLPAEVLLPAELEEPTRPPPESLPHEGDEALLRLRPPRPRIRRAGLIAGVTLVALAAAGGGIYLAQSPSSGPEAAVPSVSSIQVGNSPGGVAVSPDGRRAYATNYFGPASVSVIDTATNRTVGNPIEVGSKPQGVVVSPDGRRAYVANSGSASVSVIDTATNRTVGKPIGVGKNPIRLAVSPDGRRTYTANAGSDSVSVIDTATNHTAGNPIPVGDDPQGLAISPDGRRAYTVNAGSDSVSVIDTATNHTAGNPIEVGKNPVGVAVSPDGRRAYTVNAGSDSVSVIDTATNHTVGNPIEVGKNPVGVAVSPDGRRAYAANAGSDSVSVIDTATNHTVGNPIVVDEYPVWVAVSHDGRRAYAANAGSDSVSVIKI is encoded by the coding sequence ATGACAGGAGCGCAAGAGGCCGCCGGGCGCGTGATCACCGGACGTTACCGGCTTCTGCGTCGGCTCGGCACCGGCGGCATGGGACGTGTGTGGCTGGCGTACGACCAGGAACTGGCCTGCGAGGTCGCGCTCAAGGAGATCATTCTGCCGCCGGACGTCCCCGAGTGCGAGATGGGCTCCCGGATCGCGAGGGCCCGCGGCGAGGCCCGGCACGCCGCCCGGCTGCGCAACCATCCGCATGTCGTCACCGTGCACGACATCGTGGAAGAGGACGGCCTGCCGTGGATCGTCATGGAATACGTCCCCGACGCCATGGACCTCGAGGCGGTGGTGCGAGAGCGGGGGCCGCTGCCGCCCCGCGACGTCGCCCGGATCGGTCTGGCGGTCCTCGACGCCCTGCTGGAGGGACACCGGCTCGGTGTCCTGCACCGAGACGTCAAACCGGCGAACATCCTGCTGACCCATCCGGAGCCCCAGCCCGCCTATCCGACGGAGGGCGGCGGCCGGGTGATGCTCGCCGACTACGGCCTCGCGCTGGAGCCGAGCTCCGGGGAGGACCGCCTGACCGCCACCCTGGAGATCCTCGGGACGCCGCGGTTCATGGCCCCGGAGCGGGCCAACAGTCAGCCCCCCACCCCTGCCGCCGACCTGTTCTCGCTCGGGGCCACCCTGTACTACGCCCTCGAGGGGGTGGGTCCCTTCGACCGCGACACCGCCCTCACCTCACTGAGCGCGCTGCTGTTCGAGTCCCCGAGGCCACCGCGCCGGGCGACGGAGCTGACCCCGGTCCTCGTCGGGCTGCTGGCCAAGGACCCCGCGGACAGGATGGACGGTGAGGAGGCCGCCCGGCGGCTCGCCTGCATCGCCGACCAGCCCCACCCCTCCCCCATACAGGAACCGGTTCCCTCCCCGGAGGTGCCGCCGCCCGAGCTGCCCTCCGCCCCGAAGCCGCCGTGCCCCCAGGAACCGGCCGCGCCGACCGAGGTCGTGTTGCCGGCCGAGGTCCTATTGCCGGCCGAGCTGGAGGAACCGACCCGCCCGCCCCCGGAATCCCTGCCGCACGAAGGGGACGAGGCCCTGCTGCGGCTCCGTCCGCCACGGCCCAGAATCCGCCGGGCCGGGCTCATTGCGGGGGTGACGCTGGTGGCGCTTGCCGCGGCGGGCGGCGGCATCTACCTGGCGCAGTCCCCTTCCTCGGGTCCTGAAGCCGCCGTACCGTCCGTGTCCTCGATCCAGGTCGGCAATTCCCCGGGCGGGGTGGCGGTGTCGCCAGACGGGCGCCGGGCCTACGCGACCAACTACTTCGGCCCGGCTTCGGTGTCGGTGATCGACACCGCCACCAACCGCACCGTGGGCAACCCCATCGAAGTCGGCAGCAAGCCGCAGGGGGTGGTGGTCTCCCCAGACGGGCGCCGGGCCTACGTGGCCAACTCCGGCTCGGCTTCGGTGTCGGTGATCGACACCGCCACCAACCGCACGGTGGGCAAGCCCATCGGAGTCGGCAAGAACCCCATCAGACTGGCGGTCTCCCCAGACGGACGCCGGACCTACACGGCCAACGCCGGCTCGGACTCGGTGTCGGTGATCGACACCGCCACCAACCACACCGCGGGCAACCCCATTCCCGTCGGCGACGACCCGCAGGGGCTGGCAATCTCCCCAGACGGACGCCGGGCCTACACGGTCAACGCCGGCTCGGACTCGGTGTCGGTGATCGACACCGCCACCAACCACACCGCGGGCAACCCCATCGAAGTCGGCAAGAACCCAGTCGGGGTGGCGGTCTCCCCAGACGGACGCCGGGCCTACACGGTCAACGCCGGCTCGGACTCGGTGTCGGTGATCGACACCGCCACCAACCACACCGTGGGCAACCCCATCGAAGTCGGCAAGAACCCAGTCGGGGTGGCGGTCTCCCCAGACGGACGCCGGGCCTACGCGGCCAACGCCGGCTCGGACTCGGTGTCGGTGATCGACACCGCCACCAACCACACCGTGGGCAACCCCATTGTTGTGGACGAGTACCCGGTATGGGTGGCGGTCTCCCATGACGGACGCCGGGCCTACGCGGCCAACGCCGGCTCGGACTCGGTGTCGGTGATCAAGATCTAG
- a CDS encoding FAD-dependent monooxygenase, whose product MKIVCVGGGPGALYFAIAAKRRDAGHDITVIERDPPGATYGWGVGFGEDLLDHLYRNDPDSAQAVRAASALWQDQEVRRGDQAAYLGRYGYSIARATLLDILTRRATELGVDVQHRRKVDDLAELADADLIVACDGANSRVRQLHGDHFGTRLEVGRNPYIWLGTDKVLPRFTFAFEPTPAGWIWFYAYPSSAEISTCVVECAPETWRGLGLDTLDTPDGVRLLEQIFASALDGHALLGQSRGEPARWQHFAEVRNATWCHDNVVLLGDAAHTTHYTLGSGTRLALLDAIELAHSLYTEAELSAAVQAYDERRRAALHPVQAAARTSMAWFEHLDHYLEQDLVDFAYAMSMRQGAQAPWRYQLHRATQVPVLRRVRREAGRGLRRYLALRRGYGPRHGRRHQEGDDHGGPGRTGGAPVVTAPDTASPAISTTALVEP is encoded by the coding sequence ATGAAGATCGTGTGCGTCGGCGGTGGACCCGGCGCGTTGTACTTCGCGATCGCAGCCAAGCGCCGGGATGCCGGCCATGACATCACCGTCATCGAACGCGACCCGCCGGGGGCCACCTACGGCTGGGGCGTGGGGTTTGGGGAAGACCTGCTCGACCACCTCTACCGCAACGACCCCGACAGCGCCCAGGCGGTACGTGCGGCCTCGGCCCTGTGGCAAGACCAGGAGGTCCGCCGCGGGGATCAGGCCGCGTATCTGGGCCGGTACGGCTACAGCATCGCCCGCGCCACCCTGCTCGACATCCTCACCCGACGGGCGACCGAGCTGGGGGTGGACGTCCAGCACCGCCGCAAGGTCGACGACCTTGCCGAGCTGGCCGACGCCGACTTGATCGTCGCCTGCGACGGGGCCAACAGCCGGGTGCGCCAGTTGCACGGCGACCACTTCGGCACCCGCCTGGAAGTCGGCCGCAACCCCTACATATGGCTGGGCACCGACAAGGTGTTGCCCCGCTTCACCTTCGCCTTCGAACCGACCCCGGCCGGGTGGATCTGGTTCTACGCCTACCCCTCGAGCGCGGAAATCAGCACATGCGTCGTCGAGTGCGCCCCAGAGACCTGGCGGGGGCTGGGGCTCGATACGCTCGACACCCCCGACGGTGTGCGGTTGCTGGAACAGATCTTCGCCTCCGCTCTGGACGGCCACGCCCTGTTGGGCCAGTCCCGGGGGGAGCCGGCACGCTGGCAGCACTTCGCCGAGGTACGCAACGCCACGTGGTGCCACGACAACGTGGTGCTGCTGGGGGATGCCGCTCACACCACCCACTACACCCTGGGCTCGGGCACCCGGCTGGCGCTGCTGGATGCGATCGAGCTCGCGCACAGCCTGTATACGGAGGCGGAGCTGTCTGCCGCTGTGCAGGCCTACGACGAGCGCCGCCGGGCCGCGCTCCATCCCGTGCAGGCCGCGGCCCGCACGAGCATGGCCTGGTTCGAGCATCTCGACCATTACCTTGAGCAGGATCTGGTGGACTTCGCCTACGCGATGTCGATGCGGCAGGGGGCCCAAGCGCCGTGGCGCTACCAGTTGCACAGGGCCACCCAGGTCCCGGTACTGCGCCGGGTACGACGGGAAGCCGGCAGGGGCCTGCGGAGGTATCTGGCGCTGCGGCGCGGATACGGCCCTCGGCACGGGCGGCGCCACCAGGAGGGCGACGACCACGGCGGCCCTGGCCGCACCGGCGGGGCACCAGTAGTGACGGCGCCGGACACGGCATCTCCGGCAATCTCGACCACTGCGCTTGTCGAGCCGTGA
- a CDS encoding maleylpyruvate isomerase family mycothiol-dependent enzyme — translation MTESLEYSALLQLIDERSAAFRSAVAAAPSLDAPVPSCPEWTLFDLVQHLGTGQRWWAAIVAAGPAEAPPAKHAAEVPRELEALLAWYAESNALLLSALREAGPERECWTWWRAGVSPANAWGVARRRVHEVLVHTYDAQLAAGAVQPMPVDVAIDGVAEFLDTCNSTPAAWPHEAATIHYHATEDRSWLLSLDGTGAWPAPLTDDAAPASASATGTAEQLLLFVWGRLTLSDLKIVGDQQVFEQLIAWEPEE, via the coding sequence GTGACAGAGAGTCTTGAGTATTCCGCCCTGCTGCAACTGATCGACGAGCGGTCGGCCGCGTTCCGCAGTGCGGTTGCCGCCGCGCCCAGCCTTGACGCGCCGGTGCCGTCCTGCCCCGAGTGGACGTTGTTCGATCTGGTGCAGCACCTGGGTACGGGCCAGCGCTGGTGGGCCGCGATCGTCGCCGCGGGCCCGGCCGAGGCTCCGCCGGCCAAGCATGCCGCAGAGGTGCCGCGCGAGCTCGAGGCGCTGCTGGCCTGGTACGCCGAGTCGAACGCGCTGCTGCTGAGTGCGCTGCGCGAGGCTGGCCCGGAGCGCGAGTGCTGGACGTGGTGGCGCGCCGGCGTGTCGCCGGCGAATGCCTGGGGCGTTGCCCGGCGCCGGGTGCACGAGGTGCTGGTGCACACCTACGACGCCCAGCTCGCCGCAGGCGCCGTGCAGCCGATGCCGGTGGACGTCGCGATCGACGGCGTGGCCGAGTTTCTCGACACCTGCAACTCCACCCCGGCGGCCTGGCCGCACGAGGCCGCAACCATCCACTACCACGCCACCGAGGACCGCTCCTGGCTCCTCTCGCTGGACGGCACCGGCGCCTGGCCCGCACCCCTCACGGACGACGCCGCGCCCGCCTCCGCTTCGGCCACGGGCACGGCCGAGCAGCTGCTCCTCTTCGTCTGGGGCCGCCTCACGCTGAGCGACCTGAAGATCGTGGGCGACCAGCAGGTGTTCGAGCAGCTGATCGCCTGGGAGCCCGAGGAGTAG
- a CDS encoding antibiotic biosynthesis monooxygenase: MSAGANREPGGAGATVVTCQKVRSGREEDYRRWQESVDRAVREQDGFEGTELYPPSSDAENEWVVVFRFSRVDQLRAWLGSATHRDLLARGRPLFEEPPTQEVLSGGAPAQDVVTAVISHDVKTGREEDFARWQEKILKAQERFAGFMGSELFAPVEGVQDRWVVVFRFDTREHLDQWLESDIRRKLLDEGRKYFAGYDVRKVDSAFSGWFRFGSEARDEMPPGWKQAMTVLLALYPTVMVLNLTVGSALTHAGVAGYLGLFIGNVLSVSILTWLLMPLVNRVLAFWLLPDRALGRRTQLAGTALILACYAALIALFSLTA; this comes from the coding sequence ATGAGTGCCGGTGCAAACCGTGAGCCCGGCGGGGCCGGGGCCACAGTCGTGACCTGTCAGAAGGTCCGCAGCGGCCGGGAGGAGGACTACCGGCGCTGGCAGGAGAGCGTTGACCGGGCCGTGCGGGAGCAGGACGGGTTTGAGGGCACGGAGCTCTATCCCCCGTCCTCCGATGCCGAGAACGAATGGGTCGTGGTGTTCCGCTTCTCCCGCGTCGACCAACTCCGCGCGTGGTTGGGGTCGGCCACCCACCGCGACCTGCTCGCCCGAGGCCGCCCACTGTTCGAGGAGCCCCCCACTCAGGAGGTGCTCAGCGGCGGGGCGCCAGCCCAGGACGTGGTGACGGCGGTCATCTCCCATGACGTCAAGACAGGGCGGGAAGAGGACTTCGCGCGCTGGCAGGAGAAGATCCTCAAGGCCCAGGAGCGGTTTGCCGGATTCATGGGGTCGGAGCTGTTCGCGCCGGTGGAAGGCGTCCAGGACCGATGGGTCGTCGTCTTCCGGTTCGACACCCGCGAACACCTTGACCAGTGGCTGGAGTCGGACATCCGCAGGAAACTCCTGGACGAGGGCCGCAAGTACTTCGCCGGCTACGACGTGCGCAAGGTCGACTCCGCCTTCAGCGGCTGGTTCCGTTTCGGGTCGGAGGCACGCGACGAGATGCCGCCCGGCTGGAAGCAGGCCATGACCGTCCTCCTCGCGCTCTACCCCACCGTGATGGTGCTCAACCTGACAGTGGGCAGCGCGCTGACCCACGCCGGTGTCGCCGGATACCTCGGCCTGTTCATCGGCAACGTGCTGAGCGTGTCGATTCTGACCTGGCTGCTGATGCCCTTGGTCAACCGCGTCCTCGCCTTCTGGCTGCTGCCCGACCGGGCGCTCGGCCGCCGCACCCAGCTGGCGGGCACCGCGCTGATACTGGCCTGCTACGCGGCCCTGATCGCCCTCTTCAGCCTCACCGCCTGA